From one Anabas testudineus chromosome 18, fAnaTes1.2, whole genome shotgun sequence genomic stretch:
- the LOC113168215 gene encoding uncharacterized protein LOC113168215 isoform X3: MELETVVSLSRTELLREVIIEKLTVAAQQIFAVVERTVAAYEEEASGFRKEIERHRRQLEVVLQPEIKVEITDDQLFPVCELGQAEAPEGGRERDGAEEQHKYEPSVGFICYAEEQMTEDEGDEEVEESSEQPALIPTQDQEHHTELLYETASKFGSTLPAHSQNLSTPSVQAGGSAGRLRIIEPQNHVDLKIRILEDYQIQVLSTSVFKKYPAHQLQCPCGLQEADFLNLLRSTFPQLAADQPFDTFITDKSKKLQPLKVKTLTPEEITGFIRSSGAGHSSLYIRLKELEEPRATDDVLDPSQRKEAAADPPDETRPHTGFLSLRVLPLTKKRLSCQNQTRTHVNLKIRFLEDCRIERLAFSAFKNYPGHWLQCPRGLQEADFLHLLRSTFPQLAADRRFDILVTDKSRILQPLKLNTLTPEEIYAGIRSSGAGHSSLYIRLKELEEPRATDDVLDPSQRKEAAADPPDETRPHTGYLSPRVLLLKKKRLSCQNQTRTHVNLKIRFLEDCRIKKLAFSAFKTYPCHWLKCPRGLQEADFLYLLRSTFPQLASDQPFDIFVTDKSRILQPLKVNTLTPEEIYAGIRSSGAGNSSLYIRLKELEELRATDEEFDPAQRKETSSDSPDETTPDMGLSSPRVYQTEPQTHIEIRVLEDSQIDALDLSVFQKYSAKELRFPCGLQEADFLNQLRSTFPQLAADKCFDVFTTDQSRKLQPLKVNALTPEELYRTIRTTGNSDLYIRLKKKDADDKDSQSTADQTTHGSRVQSDKRKPGRPPRFESQGYIDINIRLLDNLPTGALAGRGLRKYPVQQLQCPCGLKEAGFMDLLRSTFPQLAADFEILVLNKARKLIPLEVNEVTPEEIYRIMRTHGLSAVYVKLKDQEEAQASAEDPAKYSPSTSDEARLHSSISVQKEVDSTDDVSINSQLDTETEEAKGNDEESASLWSMFLSKSETDEAEENDGDHDWKPDKSDSYLRNGESEETTKKRRVKHSDVKTNRRKRIQLTDDSNAPLSCKVCRVLHKSTNKLIKHAWSHVYNPERRCGVCGEGSESAEELRSHLQGHLKTHSCSICGKSFLSTSGLKGHVARHKAETPYKCKTCHKAFTEKSALNNHKELHTQSHADEKLYSCSTCRKSFRRFETLSQHMASQSCLRQGGERTYVCEICNRHFYTNKKLQAHMSSHTSERQYTCRICNKQFPGKTHLVVHMRVHTG, translated from the exons ATGGAGCTGGAGACAGTCGTCAGTCTCTCCAGAACCGAGCTCCTGAGAGAGGTGATCATCGAGAAACTGACCGTCGCCGCGCAGCAGATCTTCGCGGTGGTCGAAAGAACCGTCGCCGCGTACGAAGAGGAGGCTTCGGGCTTCAGGAAGGAGATCGAGCGGCACAGGAGGCAGCTGGAGGTGGTTCTTCAGCCTGAGATCAAAGTAGAGATAACAG ACGATCAGCTGTTTCCCGTCTGTGAGCTTGGACAAGCGGAGGCACCTGAAGGAGGACGTGAACGTGATGGAGCTGAAGAGCAGCACAAATATGAGCCGA GTGTGGGTTTTATCTGTTACGCTGAGGAACAGATGACGGAAGATGAGGGAgatgaagaggtggaggagtcCTCAGAGCAACCAGCACTGATCCCCACACAGGATCAGGAACaccacacagagctgctttaTGAAACGGCTTCAAAGTTCGGATCCACGCTCCCAGCACATAgccaaaa CTTGTCGACTCCCTCAGTCCAGGCTGGGGGGAGTGCTGGCAGACTTCGGATCATTGAACCACAAAACCATGTAGATCTCAAGATCCGCATCCTGGAGGACTATCAGATTCAAGTCCTCTCAACCAGCG TGTTTAAGAAGTACCCTGCTCATCAGCTGCAGTGTCCTTGTGGCCTGCAGGAGGCAGACTTCCTGAATCTGTTGAGGTCCACCTTTCCTCAGCTGGCTGCTGATCAACCTTTTGACACTTTCATCACTGATAAGAGCAAAAAACTGCAGCCTCTAAAAGTAAAGACGCTGACACCAGAGGAGATCACCGGTTTCATCAGGTCCTCGGGAGCAGGCCATTCGTCCCTCTACATCCGACTGAAG GAACTAGAGGAGCCCCGAGCCACTGATGACGTGTTGGATCcatcacagagaaaagaagctgctgctgatccTCCAGATGAAACCAGACCACACACAGG GTTCTTGTCGCTCAGAGTTCTGCCTCTGACGAAGAAGCGTTTAAGTTGTCAGAATCAGACACGGACCCACGTAAACCTCAAGATCCGGTTCCTAGAGGACTGCAGGATTGAAAGGCTCGCTTTCAGTg CTTTTAAGAACTACCCCGGTCACTGGCTGCAGTGTCCTCGTGGCCTGCAGGAGGCAGACTTCCTGCACCTGCTGAGGTCCACCTTTCCTCAGCTGGCCGCTGATAGACGTTTTGATATCCTCGTCACTGATAAAAGCAGAATACTGCAGCCTCTGAAATTAAATACGCTGACACCAGAAGAGATCTACGCAGGCATCAGGTCCTCAGGAGCAGGCCATTCGTCCCTCTACATCCGACTGAAG GAACTAGAGGAGCCCCGAGCCACTGATGACGTGTTGGATCcatcacagagaaaagaagctgctgctgatccTCCAGATGAAACCAGACCACACACAGG GTACTTGTCGCCCAGAGTTCTGCTTCTGAAGAAGAAGCGTTTAAGTTGTCAGAATCAGACACGGACCCACGTAAACCTCAAGATCCGGTTCCTAGAGGACTGCAGGATTAAAAAGCTCGCATTCAGTg cATTTAAGACGTACCCTTGTCACTGGCTCAAGTGTCCTCGTGGCCTGCAGGAGGCAGACTTCCTGTACCTGTTGAGGTCCACCTTTCCTCAGTTGGCCTCTGATCAACCTTTTGACATCTTTGTCACTGATAAGAGCAGAATACTGCAGCCTCTGAAAGTAAATACGCTGACACCAGAAGAGATCTACGCGGGCATCAGGTCCTCAGGAGCAGGCAATTCGTCCCTCTACATCCGACTGAAG GAACTAGAGGAGCTCCGAGCCACTGATGAAGAGTTTGATccagcacagagaaaagaaacatctTCTGATTCTCCAGATGAAACCACACCTGACATGGG GTTATCGTCACCCAGAGTTTATCAGACTGAGCCACAGACCCACATAGAAATCCGGGTCCTGGAGGACTCGCAGATTGATGCTCTCGATCTCAGCG tgtttcagaaaTATTCAGCGAAGGAGCTGCGGTTTCCTTGCGGTCTGCAGGAGGCAGACTTCCTGAACCAACTGAGGTCCACCTTTCCTCAGCTGGCTGCTGATAAATGTTTTGACGTCTTCACAACTGATCAGAGCAGAAAACTGCAGCCTTTGAAAGTCAACGCACTGACACCAGAGGAGCTCTACAGGACCATCAGGACCACAGGGAACTCTGACCTGTACATCCGACTGAAG aaaaaaGATGCTGATGACAAAGATTCTCAATCCACCGCTGATCAAACCACACATGGCTCAAG AGTTCAGTCTGACAAGAGGAAGCCTGGACGACCTCCACGCTTTGAATCACAAGGGTACATAGATATCAACATCCGGCTCCTGGACAACTTACCAACCGGTGCGCTGGCCGGCAGAG GGTTGAGAAAGTACCcggtgcagcagctgcagtgtcCTTGTGGCCTCAAGGAGGCAGGTTTCATGGACCTGCTGAGGTCCACTTTCCCTCAGCTGGCTGCTGATTTTGAGATCTTGGTATTAAACAAAGCCAGGAAACTAATACCTCTGGAAGTAAATGAAGTGACACCAGAAGAGATCTACAGGATCATGAGAACACACGGGCTTTCTGCTGTGTACGTTAAACTGAAG GATCAAGAGGAAGCTCAGGCCAGTGCAGAAGATCCTGCTAAATATTCTCCTTCAACTTCGGATGAAGCCAGGCTCCACAGTAG CATCTCTGTTCAAAAAGAAGTAGACAGTACGGATGATGTGTCCATCAACTCACAACTAgacactgaaactgaagaagcCAAAGGCAACGATGAAGAGTCAGCCAGTCTCTGGTCTATGTTTCTTTCTAAGAGTGAAACGGATGAAGCTGAGGAGAATGATGGAGACCATGACTGGAAACCAGACAAGAGTGATTCATATCTGAGGAACGGTGAATCGGAGGAGACCACAAAGAAGCGAAGAGTCAAACACTCAGATGTTAAAACAAATAGACGCAAACGGATCCAGTTGACTGACGACAGCAACGCTCCTCTGTCCTGTAAAGTCTGCAGAGTTCTGCACAAATCAACGaacaagctgataaaacacGCCTGGAGTCACGTGTACAATCCAGAGCGGCGTTGTGGAGTCTGTGGAGAAGGTTCAGAGTCTGCAGAGGAGTTGAGGAGCCATCTTCAGGGTCACCTGAAAACCCACAGCTGTAGCATCTGCGGAAAGTCTTTCCTTTCCACGTCCGGGCTGAAGGGACACGTCGCTCGACACAAAGCAGAAACGCCGTACAAATGTAAAACCTGCCACAAAGCATTCACTGAAAAGTCGGCGTTAAATAATCACAAGGAGCTTCACACGCAGAGCCACGCGGACGAGAAGCTGTACAGCTGCAGCACGTGCAGGAAATCTTTTCGCAGATTTGAAACATTATCCCAGCACATGGCGAGTCAGTCCTGTCTGAGGCAAGGCGGAGAAAGAACGTATGTCTGTGAAATCTGCAACAGACATTTTTATACAAACAAGAAGTTACAGGCTCACATGAGCAGTCACACCAGTGAGAGGCAGTACACGTGCAGGATATGCAACAAACAATTCCCAGGCAAGACGCACCTGGTGGTTCACATGAGGGTCCACACTGGGTAG
- the LOC113168215 gene encoding uncharacterized protein LOC113168215 isoform X2 encodes MELETVVSLSRTELLREVIIEKLTVAAQQIFAVVERTVAAYEEEASGFRKEIERHRRQLEVVLQPEIKVEITDDQLFPVCELGQAEAPEGGRERDGAEEQHKYEPSVGFICYAEEQMTEDEGDEEVEESSEQPALIPTQDQEHHTELLYETASKFGSTLPAHSQNLSTPSVQAGGSAGRLRIIEPQNHVDLKIRILEDYQIQVLSTSVFKKYPAHQLQCPCGLQEADFLNLLRSTFPQLAADQPFDTFITDKSKKLQPLKVKTLTPEEITGFIRSSGAGHSSLYIRLKELEEPRATDEELDPSQRKEAAADPPDETRPHTGFLSLRVLPLTKKRLSCQNQTRTHVNLKIRFLEDCRIERLAFSAFKNYPGHWLQCPRGLQEADFLHLLRSTFPQLAADRRFDILVTDKSRILQPLKLNTLTPEEIYAGIRSSGAGHSSLYIRLKELEEPRATDDVLDPSQRKEAAADPPDETRPHTGYLSPRVLLLKKKRLSCQNQTRTHVNLKIRFLEDCRIKKLAFSAFKTYPCHWLKCPRGLQEADFLYLLRSTFPQLASDQPFDIFVTDKSRILQPLKVNTLTPEEIYAGIRSSGAGNSSLYIRLKELEELRATDEEFDPAQRKETSSDSPDETTPDMGLSSPRVYQTEPQTHIEIRVLEDSQIDALDLSVFQKYSAKELRFPCGLQEADFLNQLRSTFPQLAADKCFDVFTTDQSRKLQPLKVNALTPEELYRTIRTTGNSDLYIRLKKKDADDKDSQSTADQTTHGSRVQSDKRKPGRPPRFESQGYIDINIRLLDNLPTGALAGRGLRKYPVQQLQCPCGLKEAGFMDLLRSTFPQLAADFEILVLNKARKLIPLEVNEVTPEEIYRIMRTHGLSAVYVKLKDQEEAQASAEDPAKYSPSTSDEARLHSSISVQKEVDSTDDVSINSQLDTETEEAKGNDEESASLWSMFLSKSETDEAEENDGDHDWKPDKSDSYLRNGESEETTKKRRVKHSDVKTNRRKRIQLTDDSNAPLSCKVCRVLHKSTNKLIKHAWSHVYNPERRCGVCGEGSESAEELRSHLQGHLKTHSCSICGKSFLSTSGLKGHVARHKAETPYKCKTCHKAFTEKSALNNHKELHTQSHADEKLYSCSTCRKSFRRFETLSQHMASQSCLRQGGERTYVCEICNRHFYTNKKLQAHMSSHTSERQYTCRICNKQFPGKTHLVVHMRVHTG; translated from the exons ATGGAGCTGGAGACAGTCGTCAGTCTCTCCAGAACCGAGCTCCTGAGAGAGGTGATCATCGAGAAACTGACCGTCGCCGCGCAGCAGATCTTCGCGGTGGTCGAAAGAACCGTCGCCGCGTACGAAGAGGAGGCTTCGGGCTTCAGGAAGGAGATCGAGCGGCACAGGAGGCAGCTGGAGGTGGTTCTTCAGCCTGAGATCAAAGTAGAGATAACAG ACGATCAGCTGTTTCCCGTCTGTGAGCTTGGACAAGCGGAGGCACCTGAAGGAGGACGTGAACGTGATGGAGCTGAAGAGCAGCACAAATATGAGCCGA GTGTGGGTTTTATCTGTTACGCTGAGGAACAGATGACGGAAGATGAGGGAgatgaagaggtggaggagtcCTCAGAGCAACCAGCACTGATCCCCACACAGGATCAGGAACaccacacagagctgctttaTGAAACGGCTTCAAAGTTCGGATCCACGCTCCCAGCACATAgccaaaa CTTGTCGACTCCCTCAGTCCAGGCTGGGGGGAGTGCTGGCAGACTTCGGATCATTGAACCACAAAACCATGTAGATCTCAAGATCCGCATCCTGGAGGACTATCAGATTCAAGTCCTCTCAACCAGCG TGTTTAAGAAGTACCCTGCTCATCAGCTGCAGTGTCCTTGTGGCCTGCAGGAGGCAGACTTCCTGAATCTGTTGAGGTCCACCTTTCCTCAGCTGGCTGCTGATCAACCTTTTGACACTTTCATCACTGATAAGAGCAAAAAACTGCAGCCTCTAAAAGTAAAGACGCTGACACCAGAGGAGATCACCGGTTTCATCAGGTCCTCGGGAGCAGGCCATTCGTCCCTCTACATCCGACTGAAG GAACTAGAGGAGCCACGAGCCACTGATGAAGAGTTGGATCcatcacagagaaaagaagctgctgctgatccTCCAGATGAAACCAGACCACACACAGG GTTCTTGTCGCTCAGAGTTCTGCCTCTGACGAAGAAGCGTTTAAGTTGTCAGAATCAGACACGGACCCACGTAAACCTCAAGATCCGGTTCCTAGAGGACTGCAGGATTGAAAGGCTCGCTTTCAGTg CTTTTAAGAACTACCCCGGTCACTGGCTGCAGTGTCCTCGTGGCCTGCAGGAGGCAGACTTCCTGCACCTGCTGAGGTCCACCTTTCCTCAGCTGGCCGCTGATAGACGTTTTGATATCCTCGTCACTGATAAAAGCAGAATACTGCAGCCTCTGAAATTAAATACGCTGACACCAGAAGAGATCTACGCAGGCATCAGGTCCTCAGGAGCAGGCCATTCGTCCCTCTACATCCGACTGAAG GAACTAGAGGAGCCCCGAGCCACTGATGACGTGTTGGATCcatcacagagaaaagaagctgctgctgatccTCCAGATGAAACCAGACCACACACAGG GTACTTGTCGCCCAGAGTTCTGCTTCTGAAGAAGAAGCGTTTAAGTTGTCAGAATCAGACACGGACCCACGTAAACCTCAAGATCCGGTTCCTAGAGGACTGCAGGATTAAAAAGCTCGCATTCAGTg cATTTAAGACGTACCCTTGTCACTGGCTCAAGTGTCCTCGTGGCCTGCAGGAGGCAGACTTCCTGTACCTGTTGAGGTCCACCTTTCCTCAGTTGGCCTCTGATCAACCTTTTGACATCTTTGTCACTGATAAGAGCAGAATACTGCAGCCTCTGAAAGTAAATACGCTGACACCAGAAGAGATCTACGCGGGCATCAGGTCCTCAGGAGCAGGCAATTCGTCCCTCTACATCCGACTGAAG GAACTAGAGGAGCTCCGAGCCACTGATGAAGAGTTTGATccagcacagagaaaagaaacatctTCTGATTCTCCAGATGAAACCACACCTGACATGGG GTTATCGTCACCCAGAGTTTATCAGACTGAGCCACAGACCCACATAGAAATCCGGGTCCTGGAGGACTCGCAGATTGATGCTCTCGATCTCAGCG tgtttcagaaaTATTCAGCGAAGGAGCTGCGGTTTCCTTGCGGTCTGCAGGAGGCAGACTTCCTGAACCAACTGAGGTCCACCTTTCCTCAGCTGGCTGCTGATAAATGTTTTGACGTCTTCACAACTGATCAGAGCAGAAAACTGCAGCCTTTGAAAGTCAACGCACTGACACCAGAGGAGCTCTACAGGACCATCAGGACCACAGGGAACTCTGACCTGTACATCCGACTGAAG aaaaaaGATGCTGATGACAAAGATTCTCAATCCACCGCTGATCAAACCACACATGGCTCAAG AGTTCAGTCTGACAAGAGGAAGCCTGGACGACCTCCACGCTTTGAATCACAAGGGTACATAGATATCAACATCCGGCTCCTGGACAACTTACCAACCGGTGCGCTGGCCGGCAGAG GGTTGAGAAAGTACCcggtgcagcagctgcagtgtcCTTGTGGCCTCAAGGAGGCAGGTTTCATGGACCTGCTGAGGTCCACTTTCCCTCAGCTGGCTGCTGATTTTGAGATCTTGGTATTAAACAAAGCCAGGAAACTAATACCTCTGGAAGTAAATGAAGTGACACCAGAAGAGATCTACAGGATCATGAGAACACACGGGCTTTCTGCTGTGTACGTTAAACTGAAG GATCAAGAGGAAGCTCAGGCCAGTGCAGAAGATCCTGCTAAATATTCTCCTTCAACTTCGGATGAAGCCAGGCTCCACAGTAG CATCTCTGTTCAAAAAGAAGTAGACAGTACGGATGATGTGTCCATCAACTCACAACTAgacactgaaactgaagaagcCAAAGGCAACGATGAAGAGTCAGCCAGTCTCTGGTCTATGTTTCTTTCTAAGAGTGAAACGGATGAAGCTGAGGAGAATGATGGAGACCATGACTGGAAACCAGACAAGAGTGATTCATATCTGAGGAACGGTGAATCGGAGGAGACCACAAAGAAGCGAAGAGTCAAACACTCAGATGTTAAAACAAATAGACGCAAACGGATCCAGTTGACTGACGACAGCAACGCTCCTCTGTCCTGTAAAGTCTGCAGAGTTCTGCACAAATCAACGaacaagctgataaaacacGCCTGGAGTCACGTGTACAATCCAGAGCGGCGTTGTGGAGTCTGTGGAGAAGGTTCAGAGTCTGCAGAGGAGTTGAGGAGCCATCTTCAGGGTCACCTGAAAACCCACAGCTGTAGCATCTGCGGAAAGTCTTTCCTTTCCACGTCCGGGCTGAAGGGACACGTCGCTCGACACAAAGCAGAAACGCCGTACAAATGTAAAACCTGCCACAAAGCATTCACTGAAAAGTCGGCGTTAAATAATCACAAGGAGCTTCACACGCAGAGCCACGCGGACGAGAAGCTGTACAGCTGCAGCACGTGCAGGAAATCTTTTCGCAGATTTGAAACATTATCCCAGCACATGGCGAGTCAGTCCTGTCTGAGGCAAGGCGGAGAAAGAACGTATGTCTGTGAAATCTGCAACAGACATTTTTATACAAACAAGAAGTTACAGGCTCACATGAGCAGTCACACCAGTGAGAGGCAGTACACGTGCAGGATATGCAACAAACAATTCCCAGGCAAGACGCACCTGGTGGTTCACATGAGGGTCCACACTGGGTAG